The following coding sequences lie in one Myxococcus xanthus genomic window:
- a CDS encoding outer membrane lipoprotein-sorting protein, with protein MKHILALILGLLLLHTGTARAAEPDAAEILKASDRSRGGGLPGIRWTVRITPESGVDKEPERLLTLKANATASLAETREPVRFKGSKLLQVDRNMWMSRPGLRKPIPISPRQKLSGQASQGDIASTNYAVDYQGKLLREEDVNGEASYVLELKAINTFCTYDRITYWVSKERQVGVKAEFFSLSGKLLKSATFEYGNQLTHEGKTFPFVSKMTIQDALTPARTTLEYADVQVTELARGTFDVNRLGN; from the coding sequence ATGAAACACATCCTGGCGCTCATCCTGGGGCTGCTGCTCTTGCACACCGGCACGGCGCGGGCGGCGGAGCCAGACGCGGCGGAGATTCTCAAGGCCTCGGACCGCTCGCGGGGTGGCGGGCTTCCTGGCATCCGCTGGACGGTCCGCATCACTCCCGAAAGCGGCGTGGACAAGGAGCCCGAGCGGCTGCTCACCCTGAAGGCCAATGCCACCGCCAGCCTCGCGGAGACACGAGAGCCCGTGCGCTTCAAGGGCTCCAAGCTGCTCCAGGTGGACCGGAACATGTGGATGAGCCGTCCCGGCCTCCGCAAGCCCATCCCCATCTCACCGAGGCAGAAGCTCTCCGGTCAGGCGTCTCAAGGCGACATCGCATCGACGAACTACGCCGTCGACTACCAGGGCAAGCTGCTGCGCGAAGAGGACGTCAACGGCGAGGCCAGCTACGTGCTGGAGTTGAAGGCCATCAACACGTTCTGCACCTATGACCGCATCACCTACTGGGTCTCCAAGGAGCGGCAGGTCGGCGTCAAGGCGGAGTTCTTCTCCCTCTCCGGCAAGCTGCTGAAGTCCGCCACCTTCGAGTACGGCAACCAGCTCACCCACGAAGGCAAGACGTTCCCCTTCGTGAGCAAGATGACCATCCAGGACGCGCTCACGCCCGCCAGGACGACGCTGGAGTACGCCGACGTGCAGGTGACGGAGCTGGCGCGCGGGACGTTCGACGTCAACCGGCTTGGGAACTGA
- a CDS encoding ABC transporter permease encodes MNYFSIGFRNILKNHRRSLVTLLSVGFGFASISLFAGYIKYVYSGLAKQAIHGELLGHLTVMKQGLRTEGRLHPAQYMFSKEELDRVMPILRKYPHTRLVTPRMSLSGMVSNGTASTVFVGEGMVPEDVKKLQGDFQRKLSGDLKADNPIGVATAEDLGRILNLKPGDSAALLVSTVTGQANALDVDIVDDFNTGNVGTNDKFLYLPFDLAKSLYDFDGAERLIVLLDDKAFTEQARTELTAQLKQAGFDVELKTWLELSSFYSQVKRLFDMIFAFIFSNVFIVVVMSIVNSMSMTVVERTREIGTLRSMGLRRSGILRLFTTEAFMLVVLGCAGGLLFTLLVRLAVNSAGITYTPPNSSNVVSLMVDLDVPRMARTFVMLSLLGIAAAFFPARTAARKCITDSLGHV; translated from the coding sequence ATGAACTACTTCTCCATTGGCTTCCGCAACATCCTGAAGAATCACCGGCGCAGCCTCGTCACCCTCCTCTCCGTGGGCTTCGGCTTCGCCTCCATCAGCCTCTTCGCGGGATACATCAAGTATGTGTACAGCGGGCTGGCCAAGCAGGCCATCCATGGGGAGCTGCTGGGGCACCTGACGGTGATGAAGCAAGGCCTGCGCACCGAAGGCCGCCTCCATCCTGCGCAATACATGTTCTCCAAGGAGGAGCTGGACCGGGTGATGCCCATCCTCCGGAAGTACCCTCACACGCGGTTGGTGACGCCGCGCATGTCCCTCAGCGGAATGGTGTCCAACGGCACCGCGTCCACCGTCTTCGTGGGCGAGGGCATGGTCCCCGAGGACGTCAAGAAGCTCCAGGGTGACTTCCAGCGCAAGCTGTCAGGTGACTTGAAGGCGGACAACCCCATCGGGGTGGCGACGGCGGAGGACCTGGGCAGGATTCTCAACCTGAAGCCCGGCGATTCGGCCGCGCTGCTGGTGAGCACGGTGACAGGTCAGGCCAATGCGCTAGACGTGGACATCGTGGACGACTTCAACACGGGCAACGTCGGCACCAACGACAAGTTCCTGTACCTGCCCTTCGACCTGGCGAAGTCCCTGTATGACTTCGACGGCGCCGAGCGGCTCATCGTGCTGCTGGATGACAAGGCCTTCACCGAGCAGGCGCGGACGGAGCTCACCGCGCAGCTCAAGCAAGCGGGCTTCGACGTGGAGCTCAAGACGTGGCTGGAACTGTCGAGCTTCTACTCACAGGTGAAGCGCCTGTTCGACATGATTTTCGCCTTCATCTTCAGCAACGTCTTCATCGTGGTGGTCATGAGCATCGTGAACTCCATGAGCATGACGGTGGTGGAGCGGACGCGGGAGATTGGAACGCTGCGCTCCATGGGTCTTCGCCGCTCGGGCATCCTGCGGCTCTTCACCACCGAGGCCTTCATGCTCGTGGTGCTGGGATGCGCCGGAGGGTTGCTCTTCACGTTGCTGGTGCGGCTGGCCGTCAACAGCGCGGGCATCACCTACACCCCGCCCAACTCCTCCAACGTGGTCAGCCTCATGGTCGACCTCGACGTGCCCCGGATGGCGAGGACGTTCGTCATGCTCTCGCTGCTGGGCATCGCCGCGGCCTTCTTCCCGGCGCGTACCGCCGCGCGCAAGTGCATCACCGACTCGCTGGGCCATGTCTGA
- a CDS encoding ABC transporter ATP-binding protein, whose product MANLEGTAASTANEDVLLSLNDIRRDYVLGETRVEALKGVSLRIHRGEFVAIWGPSGSGKSSLMNILGLVDAPTSGEVSLEGTPIAKLTDNALSDLRSRKVGFVFQSFNLIPVLSALENVMVPLQIQGVGAAEVRERASQALKDVGLENQASARPDKMSGGQRQRVAIARALVTSPSIVVADEPTANLDSENSYMVVKLMRELNRSKRVTFIFTTHDPRLMDLVDRKLLLKDGLLQADEAVR is encoded by the coding sequence ATGGCCAACTTGGAAGGGACGGCGGCGAGCACGGCGAACGAGGACGTGCTCCTGTCCCTGAATGACATCCGGCGCGACTACGTCCTGGGAGAAACACGGGTCGAAGCCTTGAAAGGCGTCTCCCTGCGCATCCACCGGGGAGAGTTCGTCGCCATCTGGGGCCCCTCGGGCAGCGGCAAGTCCAGCCTGATGAACATCCTGGGGCTGGTGGACGCGCCCACCTCGGGTGAGGTGTCGCTGGAAGGCACGCCCATCGCGAAGCTGACGGACAACGCGCTCTCCGACTTGCGCAGCCGCAAGGTCGGCTTCGTCTTCCAGAGCTTCAACCTCATCCCCGTGCTCAGCGCCCTGGAGAACGTCATGGTGCCGCTGCAGATTCAAGGCGTGGGCGCCGCCGAGGTACGCGAGCGCGCCAGTCAGGCCCTCAAGGACGTGGGCCTGGAGAATCAAGCCAGCGCGCGCCCGGACAAGATGAGTGGCGGTCAGCGCCAGCGCGTGGCGATTGCCCGCGCGCTCGTCACGTCGCCGTCCATCGTCGTGGCGGATGAGCCCACGGCCAACCTGGACTCGGAGAACAGCTACATGGTGGTCAAGCTCATGCGTGAGCTCAACCGCTCCAAGCGCGTCACCTTCATCTTCACCACCCATGACCCGCGGCTCATGGACCTGGTCGACCGGAAACTCCTGCTCAAGGACGGCTTGCTCCAGGCGGACGAGGCTGTGCGATGA
- a CDS encoding beta-ketoacyl-[acyl-carrier-protein] synthase family protein, which translates to MAGGTRMTDEMRVVITGMGAVSPYGAGVPPLLDALAEGRSAIRPIDDFDVSGCGCKHGARVPRGSLSALTGSNNLRRAPRGTQYTMLATEEALQMAGHGPSTWNPERVGVFLGTYRAMAEVSQDIWHRIITSEPRFVQPLLFQETVTNAVASALSIRWGWRGTNYAISAGNACGFQVLALAAQALRSGRADALIAGTFDLFTTATHFDMDDIGVLSDANVSRPFDTRRDGYIMGEGAAVVVLETLASARARGATPLAEIAGLGVAHDGHAFGIHHPEGRGLASAMSQALRDAEASPEAVDYIAAASNSTQSLDRAEVAALKTVMGAAASTVPLSSVKGLMGEAESASDMFNLLACVGAVRGGGLPVQAGIEQPEFELNLVRQPRPHRPVRTALAHSYSFGGNAGAALVRAL; encoded by the coding sequence ATGGCTGGCGGTACGCGAATGACAGACGAGATGCGAGTGGTCATCACCGGCATGGGCGCGGTGTCCCCCTACGGGGCGGGCGTCCCGCCCTTGCTGGACGCGCTCGCCGAGGGACGCAGCGCCATCCGCCCCATCGACGACTTCGATGTGTCCGGATGCGGTTGCAAACACGGGGCGCGCGTTCCTCGAGGGAGCCTGTCCGCGCTGACGGGCTCCAACAACCTGCGGCGTGCGCCTCGAGGGACGCAGTACACGATGCTCGCCACGGAGGAGGCGCTCCAGATGGCGGGGCATGGGCCCTCCACCTGGAACCCGGAGCGGGTGGGCGTGTTCCTGGGCACCTACCGGGCCATGGCGGAGGTCAGCCAGGACATCTGGCATCGCATCATCACCAGCGAGCCGCGCTTCGTCCAACCGCTGCTGTTCCAGGAGACCGTGACGAACGCGGTGGCCAGCGCGCTGAGCATCCGCTGGGGCTGGCGCGGCACCAATTACGCCATCAGCGCGGGGAACGCCTGCGGCTTCCAGGTGCTCGCGCTGGCTGCGCAGGCGCTGCGCAGTGGGCGGGCGGACGCTCTCATCGCGGGGACGTTCGACCTGTTCACCACGGCCACGCACTTCGACATGGATGACATTGGCGTGCTAAGTGATGCCAACGTGAGCCGTCCCTTCGACACCCGGCGAGATGGCTACATCATGGGAGAGGGGGCGGCGGTGGTGGTGTTGGAGACGCTCGCCTCCGCGCGGGCAAGAGGCGCCACCCCGCTGGCGGAAATCGCGGGCCTGGGCGTGGCGCACGACGGGCACGCCTTCGGCATCCACCACCCAGAGGGCCGGGGACTGGCCTCCGCGATGAGTCAGGCGCTTCGCGACGCGGAAGCCTCGCCCGAGGCCGTGGACTACATCGCCGCGGCCAGCAACTCCACGCAGTCGTTGGACCGGGCGGAAGTGGCCGCGCTGAAGACGGTGATGGGCGCCGCGGCGAGCACCGTTCCCCTCAGCAGCGTGAAGGGGCTCATGGGCGAGGCCGAGTCCGCCAGCGACATGTTCAACCTGCTCGCCTGTGTCGGCGCGGTTCGGGGAGGCGGGTTGCCTGTCCAGGCCGGCATCGAGCAGCCGGAGTTCGAGCTCAATCTGGTACGCCAGCCGCGGCCACACCGGCCCGTCCGGACGGCCCTGGCGCACTCCTATTCGTTCGGGGGCAACGCCGGCGCGGCGTTGGTCCGGGCGCTCTAG
- a CDS encoding beta-ketoacyl-[acyl-carrier-protein] synthase family protein, with translation MSNKVVVTGIGVLTPIGNNLAEFSEGLRSGRDGIAPVTHFDASKHRCQSAGELKNIDFSAHFSPDELPYLSRGAQMIRVAAAQGLAASGMDLDVEDRSRIGVVLGTNLGGMPARKEGYAALHYPYRRGRAGPKEPWRALVLDSFICAMSDHVASQYQLGGLSLVMSTACSAGLHALGVAMDVIRSGRSEVMFAGGVDPLSEMPQAGFGVLRSLASDKLRPFSKDRDGTLLGESASLWVLESEAHAKRRGANILAELAGYGGSTDAYHMTRPDETGRGPARAMQAALASAGMKPEQIGYIKAHGTGTPANDVIETRAIKHVFGEQTRVPVSSIKAMVGHSLGSSGAMEAAAAVVALNDGFLPPTLHLDTPDPECDLDYVPHHSRPTKLEAVLSNAFGFGGNNAAMVFRRWEG, from the coding sequence ATGAGCAACAAAGTCGTCGTTACCGGCATTGGCGTTCTCACGCCCATTGGCAACAACCTGGCGGAGTTCTCCGAAGGGCTTCGCTCGGGGAGAGATGGCATCGCGCCCGTCACCCATTTCGACGCCAGCAAGCACCGCTGTCAGTCCGCTGGCGAGCTGAAGAACATCGACTTCTCCGCGCACTTCAGCCCCGATGAGCTGCCCTACCTCAGTCGCGGCGCCCAGATGATTCGCGTGGCGGCGGCGCAGGGACTGGCGGCGTCCGGGATGGACCTGGATGTCGAGGACCGCTCGCGCATTGGCGTGGTGCTCGGAACCAACCTGGGAGGAATGCCCGCCAGGAAGGAAGGCTACGCCGCGCTGCACTACCCCTACCGGCGCGGGCGCGCAGGCCCGAAGGAGCCCTGGCGAGCCCTGGTGCTCGACAGCTTCATCTGCGCCATGAGTGACCACGTCGCCAGCCAGTACCAGTTGGGGGGACTCAGCCTGGTCATGTCCACCGCGTGCAGCGCGGGCCTTCATGCCCTGGGCGTGGCGATGGATGTGATTCGCTCCGGGCGGTCGGAGGTGATGTTCGCGGGCGGAGTCGATCCCCTCAGTGAGATGCCCCAGGCCGGCTTCGGCGTCCTGCGCTCCCTGGCGAGCGACAAGCTGCGGCCCTTCAGCAAGGACCGCGATGGGACGCTACTGGGCGAGTCCGCCTCGCTGTGGGTGCTGGAGAGCGAGGCGCACGCGAAGCGCCGCGGAGCGAACATCCTGGCGGAGCTCGCGGGCTACGGAGGCTCCACGGACGCCTACCACATGACCCGGCCCGACGAGACGGGACGCGGCCCCGCGCGGGCCATGCAGGCGGCGCTGGCGAGCGCGGGCATGAAACCCGAGCAGATTGGCTACATCAAAGCGCACGGCACGGGCACGCCGGCCAATGACGTCATCGAGACACGCGCCATCAAGCATGTCTTTGGCGAGCAGACCCGAGTCCCCGTCAGCTCCATCAAGGCGATGGTCGGCCACAGCCTCGGGTCCAGCGGCGCCATGGAGGCGGCTGCGGCGGTGGTGGCGCTGAACGACGGCTTCCTGCCGCCCACGCTGCACCTGGATACGCCAGACCCCGAGTGCGACCTGGACTACGTGCCCCATCACAGCCGACCCACGAAGCTGGAAGCGGTGCTCTCCAACGCGTTTGGCTTTGGCGGCAACAACGCCGCGATGGTCTTCCGCCGCTGGGAGGGCTGA
- a CDS encoding SDR family NAD(P)-dependent oxidoreductase: MSESQTTRQRFQQQTVIITGGSRGIGKAIALAFAAEGADIVLNYGSNAEAARQAAAEVEAQGRRCVLVPGSVASPDVPGQLREAALSHFGRIDVLVNNAGISRDGHLMMLQAAAWRETVDVNLYGALACCQAVIPTMMQQGRGAIINMSSSAGIRGRAGQVPYAATKGALIGLTQALAGELGPHGIRVNCVAPGFVETEMVAGLMNRPGVREGFIQATPIRRLGTVEDVANATLFLASPESAYVVGDVLRVNGGLVL; this comes from the coding sequence GTGAGTGAGTCCCAGACAACACGTCAGCGGTTCCAACAGCAGACGGTCATCATCACGGGCGGCTCGCGTGGCATTGGTAAGGCCATAGCCCTCGCGTTCGCCGCTGAGGGCGCGGACATCGTCCTCAACTACGGGAGCAACGCGGAGGCCGCGCGTCAGGCCGCCGCCGAGGTCGAGGCACAGGGGCGCCGCTGCGTGCTGGTCCCCGGCTCGGTCGCCAGCCCCGACGTACCAGGACAGCTCCGAGAGGCGGCGCTCTCCCACTTCGGCCGCATCGATGTGCTGGTGAACAACGCCGGCATCAGCCGGGATGGGCACTTGATGATGCTCCAGGCCGCAGCGTGGCGGGAGACGGTGGACGTCAATCTCTACGGTGCGCTCGCCTGCTGTCAGGCGGTCATCCCGACCATGATGCAGCAAGGCCGTGGCGCCATCATCAACATGTCCTCCTCCGCCGGAATCCGGGGACGCGCGGGACAGGTGCCCTACGCCGCCACCAAAGGGGCCTTGATTGGGCTGACGCAGGCGCTGGCGGGAGAGCTGGGGCCACATGGCATCCGGGTGAACTGCGTGGCGCCTGGCTTCGTGGAGACGGAGATGGTCGCGGGGCTGATGAACCGTCCCGGGGTGCGCGAGGGCTTCATCCAGGCCACCCCCATCCGCCGGCTGGGAACCGTGGAGGACGTCGCCAACGCCACGCTCTTCCTGGCGTCTCCTGAGAGCGCCTACGTGGTCGGCGACGTGCTGCGCGTGAATGGCGGGCTGGTGCTGTAG
- a CDS encoding SDR family oxidoreductase has product MSHPETNTPFLDGFLHQQVVLVTGAGQPIANAIARRHGKAGARLALVFLPEHEAEATALARELSAELALACESSDAQAVGAVVRRVATELGRIDLLINASLSRATGRLSDLSAEQWKAVLDRQLSGTAWFCKEVIRPMMRKRSGRIVNLLDAASGGASRVAAEGITAMTRALANEVARQGISVNTLAVQLLEEETAHLTPAQRERLDGELGPLGRLGSAEEVAEAVLFLGSSAANLTTGQRLSATGGLW; this is encoded by the coding sequence ATGAGTCACCCTGAAACAAACACACCGTTCCTGGACGGTTTTCTCCACCAGCAGGTGGTGCTAGTCACCGGAGCGGGACAGCCCATCGCCAATGCCATTGCACGGCGCCATGGGAAAGCGGGCGCGCGTCTGGCCCTCGTGTTCCTGCCGGAGCACGAGGCAGAGGCAACGGCACTCGCCAGGGAGCTGAGCGCGGAGCTGGCCCTGGCCTGCGAGTCTTCTGACGCACAGGCGGTGGGCGCGGTGGTCCGCCGCGTCGCCACGGAATTGGGCCGCATCGACCTGCTCATCAACGCGTCATTGAGCCGCGCGACAGGTCGACTCAGCGACCTGTCCGCCGAACAGTGGAAGGCCGTGCTCGACCGCCAGTTGAGTGGGACGGCGTGGTTCTGCAAGGAGGTCATCCGCCCGATGATGCGCAAGCGCTCGGGGCGCATCGTCAACCTGCTGGATGCCGCTTCCGGAGGTGCGAGCCGCGTGGCCGCCGAAGGCATCACCGCGATGACACGCGCGCTGGCGAACGAGGTGGCCCGGCAAGGCATCTCCGTGAACACGCTGGCGGTCCAACTCCTTGAGGAGGAGACCGCACACCTCACCCCAGCGCAGCGCGAGCGGCTCGATGGCGAGTTGGGTCCCCTGGGGCGGCTCGGGAGCGCGGAGGAGGTTGCCGAGGCCGTGCTCTTCCTCGGTTCGAGCGCGGCGAACCTCACGACGGGTCAGCGCCTGTCCGCCACCGGAGGTCTGTGGTGA
- a CDS encoding 3-hydroxyacyl-ACP dehydratase FabZ family protein → MTEHPMARIYGGTPHRFPMLLVDTVETLSPGFGRTFKQVSGNEMMFERFGDAPPALPSCLLVDALGQVAIMLLREPDEVTPSVWYLGGIETMTFHTPIPAGSVLRMEANILKRWRTTVRVEVKAWADAVPAASGVMVLSQRGSKSHESP, encoded by the coding sequence ATGACTGAGCACCCCATGGCCCGCATCTACGGCGGGACACCGCACCGGTTCCCCATGCTGCTGGTCGACACGGTGGAGACGCTCTCACCGGGCTTTGGCAGGACGTTCAAGCAGGTCTCCGGCAACGAGATGATGTTCGAGCGTTTCGGAGACGCGCCCCCCGCCCTGCCCTCCTGCCTGCTGGTGGATGCCCTGGGACAGGTCGCCATCATGCTCCTGCGCGAGCCCGACGAAGTCACACCGTCTGTCTGGTACCTCGGCGGCATCGAGACAATGACATTTCACACACCCATCCCGGCCGGCAGCGTCCTGCGGATGGAAGCCAACATTCTCAAGCGATGGCGGACCACGGTGCGCGTCGAGGTCAAGGCCTGGGCCGACGCTGTCCCGGCTGCCAGCGGCGTCATGGTGCTTTCCCAGAGAGGTTCGAAGTCACATGAGTCACCCTGA
- a CDS encoding beta-ketoacyl synthase N-terminal-like domain-containing protein → MSRRIVISGLGAVCPQATGPTALWERFSQGDAGPPSSLAERIPDAAFAKQSAQLRHMDRLGRIALTATTLAIEDAGPGNPLQTGIAFGSSYGCLPTNAEYLEAILERGGRYGNPVVFQNTVTNAATGYISMVHDLRGPTATLCSGHAAGLEALRFGCQQIEEGQAERMVVVGADTLSPMLLAGIALPEGMRVSEAACALVLEEHTHALTRGAHRHAEVLGTGHRGGSLTNQAHTLARAVRDAMHLARIEPEQLSAVFSCASGRGDFDGWEQRGLHEALGAHAAKVPVSCPKDVLGETFSTAGMLAVVLATRALDKGCALVTALGGEGSALAVVLRGGAHD, encoded by the coding sequence ATGAGCCGGCGCATCGTCATCAGCGGGCTCGGCGCGGTGTGTCCCCAGGCCACGGGACCTACGGCCCTTTGGGAGCGCTTCTCCCAAGGCGATGCGGGCCCACCGTCCTCCCTGGCGGAGCGCATTCCCGACGCGGCGTTCGCGAAGCAGTCCGCCCAGTTGCGGCACATGGACCGGCTCGGGCGCATCGCGCTCACCGCGACCACGCTGGCCATCGAGGATGCCGGGCCCGGCAATCCCCTCCAGACAGGCATCGCGTTCGGCTCCAGCTACGGCTGCCTGCCCACGAACGCGGAGTACCTGGAAGCCATCCTGGAGCGGGGCGGCCGCTACGGAAACCCGGTGGTGTTCCAGAACACCGTCACCAACGCGGCGACGGGCTACATCTCCATGGTGCACGACCTTCGCGGTCCCACCGCGACCCTGTGCTCGGGCCACGCCGCGGGACTGGAGGCGCTTCGCTTCGGCTGCCAGCAAATCGAGGAAGGGCAGGCGGAGCGGATGGTGGTGGTGGGCGCGGACACCCTGAGCCCCATGCTCCTGGCTGGCATCGCCCTGCCTGAGGGAATGCGGGTGAGTGAAGCGGCGTGCGCCCTGGTCCTGGAGGAGCACACGCACGCCCTGACGCGCGGCGCACACCGCCACGCGGAAGTCCTGGGCACCGGGCACCGGGGAGGCTCGCTCACGAACCAGGCGCACACGCTGGCCCGCGCGGTGCGGGACGCGATGCACCTGGCCCGAATCGAGCCCGAGCAACTGAGCGCCGTCTTCTCCTGTGCGAGCGGCCGAGGAGACTTCGACGGGTGGGAGCAGCGTGGGCTGCACGAAGCCCTCGGGGCGCACGCGGCGAAGGTGCCCGTGAGCTGTCCCAAGGACGTGCTTGGAGAGACGTTCAGCACGGCGGGCATGCTGGCCGTCGTGCTGGCCACGCGGGCCCTCGACAAGGGATGCGCGCTGGTCACCGCCCTGGGGGGTGAGGGCAGCGCCCTGGCCGTGGTGCTGCGCGGGGGTGCTCATGACTGA
- a CDS encoding beta-ketoacyl-[acyl-carrier-protein] synthase family protein: MSPHRVVITGLGVTAANALSADKLAQALLNRRSGIRRAAPFDIEGRTYSAGVVDLPGETPDNGLDRVSKLALHAAEQALRDSGLEAQGNWREVAGVMLGTSRGPALSLEQVIRSGGDEDARRRHFGEVPFSSIARNVADRFGLGGILSTVTMACVSSSLAMGRALDEIRQGRASVMLAGGADALTLLSFSGFSVLRAMTPTVCRPFDHRRNGMVLGEGAGILVLEELNHARQRGARIHAELCGWGTAGDAHHPTSPHPEGRGLQQAMTLALRQAGLTTEQIDFVNLHGTGTPANDPAECQALRGVFGARAAALPVNSLKPYFGHTLGASGALELIGSVLGMARDFLPPTLNCEELDPKCDVDVVRGEGRAQRIDTLMSTKSAFGGANVALVTRRFPETGRAAR; the protein is encoded by the coding sequence ATGAGCCCCCATCGCGTCGTCATCACGGGCCTTGGCGTGACGGCCGCCAATGCGCTGTCCGCCGACAAGCTCGCCCAGGCCCTGTTGAACCGCCGCAGCGGCATCCGGCGGGCTGCCCCGTTCGACATCGAAGGCCGGACGTACTCCGCGGGCGTGGTGGACCTGCCGGGCGAGACGCCCGACAACGGTTTGGACCGCGTGTCAAAGCTGGCACTTCACGCCGCGGAGCAGGCCCTCCGCGACAGTGGGCTCGAAGCCCAGGGGAACTGGCGGGAGGTGGCGGGGGTCATGCTGGGCACGAGCCGTGGGCCCGCCTTGTCCCTCGAACAGGTCATTCGCTCCGGAGGTGATGAGGACGCTCGCCGGAGACACTTCGGGGAGGTTCCCTTCTCCTCCATCGCGCGGAACGTCGCGGACCGGTTCGGCCTGGGCGGCATCCTGTCCACCGTCACCATGGCCTGCGTGTCCAGCAGCCTCGCCATGGGCCGAGCACTGGACGAAATCCGTCAGGGACGGGCCTCCGTGATGCTGGCGGGAGGAGCGGATGCACTGACCCTGCTCAGCTTCAGTGGCTTCTCCGTCCTGCGCGCCATGACGCCCACGGTGTGCCGCCCCTTCGACCATCGGCGCAATGGGATGGTACTCGGCGAGGGCGCGGGCATCCTCGTGCTCGAGGAGCTGAACCACGCCCGCCAGCGGGGCGCTCGAATCCATGCGGAGCTGTGCGGCTGGGGAACGGCGGGCGATGCCCATCACCCCACCAGCCCGCACCCCGAGGGCCGGGGGCTCCAACAGGCGATGACGCTCGCCTTGCGACAGGCGGGACTGACGACGGAGCAGATCGACTTCGTCAACCTCCACGGAACCGGGACGCCGGCCAATGACCCCGCGGAGTGCCAGGCCCTGCGAGGTGTTTTCGGTGCGCGAGCCGCGGCGCTGCCGGTCAACTCCCTCAAGCCCTACTTCGGCCACACGCTGGGGGCCTCCGGCGCGCTGGAGCTCATCGGCTCCGTGCTGGGCATGGCTCGTGACTTCCTCCCGCCGACCCTCAACTGCGAGGAACTGGACCCGAAGTGCGACGTCGACGTGGTGCGTGGCGAGGGCCGCGCCCAACGCATCGACACGCTGATGAGCACCAAGTCCGCGTTCGGCGGGGCGAACGTCGCTCTCGTTACCCGGCGCTTTCCTGAGACAGGGAGGGCGGCACGATGA
- a CDS encoding MBL fold metallo-hydrolase has translation MFLNVLLQGSGFPRLRSTVTLVQSQQRNILVDSGLCDDAGRLVLALKERGLTPDDVDVVVATHLHYDHCGNHLLFRNAQYVVGAKDFVENAHFIEAYHQDHTPGKAATSELLREHYQTVKEFYVRSIVREVTRNIGFYNRVLERDSRFVPVDGSHWLTEEVEVLPTPGHTHGHISVVAHRARTDDESTPRKILIAGDALFTRKTLVENAERELQLAQDTELYSHTRRKLLREYRHIIPGHDCLVDTAPSEPLEKLS, from the coding sequence ATGTTCTTGAATGTGTTGCTCCAGGGGAGCGGCTTTCCACGGCTGCGCTCCACTGTCACCCTCGTGCAATCCCAACAGCGAAACATCCTGGTGGACAGCGGTCTGTGCGACGACGCGGGACGCCTGGTGCTGGCACTCAAGGAACGCGGCCTGACACCGGATGACGTGGATGTGGTCGTCGCCACGCACCTCCACTACGACCACTGCGGCAATCACTTGCTGTTCCGCAACGCGCAATACGTCGTGGGCGCCAAGGACTTCGTCGAAAACGCGCACTTCATCGAGGCGTATCACCAGGACCACACCCCAGGGAAAGCCGCGACCTCGGAGCTGCTGCGCGAGCATTACCAGACGGTGAAGGAGTTCTATGTCCGGTCCATCGTGCGCGAGGTGACTCGGAACATCGGGTTCTACAACCGCGTGCTCGAACGTGACTCGCGCTTCGTCCCTGTCGACGGCAGCCACTGGCTGACGGAGGAGGTCGAGGTGCTGCCCACGCCAGGCCATACCCATGGTCATATCTCCGTCGTCGCGCACCGCGCCCGCACGGACGATGAGAGCACGCCGCGAAAAATCCTCATCGCGGGGGATGCGCTCTTCACACGGAAGACCTTGGTGGAGAACGCCGAGCGGGAGCTCCAGCTCGCGCAGGACACCGAGCTCTACAGCCACACCCGCCGCAAGCTCCTCCGCGAATACCGCCACATCATCCCGGGCCACGACTGTCTGGTGGACACGGCGCCGTCCGAGCCACTGGAGAAGCTCTCATGA